The genomic DNA ACCTGTTGAAATGGTAGGCGCGAAACATCATGGGTCATGTTGAATGGTTGATGGTCGATGATTCGAGGGCCTTGCACGACCTTCATTCACCATTCACATTAACCATTAACCATTGATCATCTGATCACATGCTCTACGCCCTCATCCCATTTCTTCCGCTAACTGCCTTTTTGATTCTCGGCCTGGGCGGCTGGCGCATTAAGGACCGTGCGCACCTTGTCGCGGTTCCGGCGGTCGTATTGTCGCTCGTCTTGTCGGTGGCGGCATTTTTAGAAGTGGCGGTGTCCGGCTCCGTGATCGCGGTTCCGCTGTATATCTGGCTGACATCAGGGCATCTCGATATTCACATCGGTCTCCATATCGATCGGCTGACGGCCGTCATGCTCTTACTGGTTACCGGTGTCAGTTCGCTCGTGCACGTCTATACGATCGGTTACATGCACGGCGAACCAGGCTATGCCCGTTTCTTCAGTTACATCGCCCTGTTCACGTTTTCCATGTTGATGTTGGTAATGGCCGATAACTTGCTCCAGCTTTTCGTGTTCTGGGAGGCCGTGGGACTGTGCTCTTATCTGCTGATCGGCCACTGGTACGAGCGGGCTTCCGCCTGCGCCGCCGCCACCAAGGCGTTCGTCGTGAATCGGGTAGGCGATTTTGGGTTCATGCTGGGTCTTTTGCTCGTCTGGTACCACTTCGGCTCGCTGAACTACCTCGACATCTTTTCTGCCCTCCATGAGGCGACCGATTTGACGATGAATCTCCTCGGCCCTTTCGGTGGGACGTGGGACGTGTCGGTATTCACCCTGATCGGGCTTCTTCTGTTTACCGGCGCGGTAGGGAAATCGGCGCAAGTTCCGCTTCACGTGTGGCTGCCTGATGCGATGGAAGGACCTACCCCGATTTCGGCGCTCATTCACGCCGCCACCATGGTCACAGCCGGTGTGTTCATGGTGGCGCGCCTGGCCCCGATCTATAACCTTTCTCCCACCGCGATGAGCGTGGTCGCTGTTACAGGGGCGGCGACGATGGTCCTCGGTGCCACTATTGCGTTGACTCAAACCGACATCAAACGTGTCGTCGCGTATTCGACGGTCAGCCAGCTCGGTTACATGATCATGGCTTGCGGACTCGGAGCCTACGCCTCCGGTATGTATCACTTATTGACACACGGCGCGTTCAAAGCCCTGCTTTTCCTGGGCTGTGGTTCGGTCATTATCGCGCTGCATCATGAACAGGACATGAGACACATGGGTGGCCTCAAAGACAAGTTGCCGATCACCTACTGGACGTTCGTCATCGGTTCGCTGGCGCTCGCAGGCTTCCCTCTGACGGCAGGATTCTTCAGTAAGGATGACATCCTCGTCTCTGCTTGGTCGTCGGGCGACCTTGGTCACGTACTGACGTTCTTTGGTCTGCTGACGGCTCTGCTGACGGCTTTCTACAGTTTCCGTCTGGTATTCGTGATCTTTTGGGGCCCGTCGCGGGTCGATGCGCGCCACGCAGACCATGTCCATGAGCCGTCTCAGACGATGACGACGCCGCTCCTGATTCTCGCGCTGCTCAGCATTCTGACGGGCTATCTCGGCATCCCATCCTTTCTCGGGCCGGTGTTTTCAAGCGGACGCGACGCGGCCGCTCACCATGGTTCGGATGGGCTCATGATTATGGCTGCTGCGACAGCGGTGGGTCTGATCGGCATCGCCGCGGCGTACTATGCCTACGTACTACACCCTGATCTCCCGGATCGCATGGCCCGACAGTGGGGCGTCCTGTATCGCGGCTCGTTGAACAAATGGTATGTGGATGAAGCCTATGACCGCCTCTTTGTCAGGCCGACGCGTAGAGCCGCTTCAGCGCTTTGGAAGCGGGTCGACGTCAATCTTATCGACGGAGCGGTCAACGGCATCGCGCGTGGTGTTGCGTGGGGTGGGTGGTTGTTGAGACTGATCCAGAGCGGACAAACTCAACATTACGCGCTGGCGATGGCGGTTGGGATTGTCGTGATCGTGACGGTCTTTCTGATGTCGTAAGAGGAAAGTCAATGGTCACCGGTCATTGTCATAGGAATGGTTAATGGCCAATGGGTAATGGTTGATGAAAAAGTCATGATCGTTGACCACCGCCGTCGCACTATATCAACCATTCCCATTTTTCTCAGTGACCGATGACTATTGACCATTGACCGACAACCATTGACCAATGACTACTTGACCAATGACGCATTCTGTTCCTTGGCTTACCATACTGATCCTTCTCCCACTGATCGGAGCGGCTGCGGTCTTTTTCGTGAAGGACACTTCGGCTCGGCTCATCGCCCTCGCCGTCGCCGTGGCCGACGTACTGATCTCGCTCCCGCTTTGGTGGTTGTTCGATTCCTCCTCCGGCCACATGCAATTCGTGGAATCGGCCGTGTGGATCTCGTCGCCGCCGATTCATTATCGACTGGGGCTCGACGGCATCAGTCTGCCGTTGGTCCTCATGACGACGGTCTTGATGCCGCTCTGCATCCTGATTTCTTGGCACTCCATCGAATCGAGGGTCCAAAGCTTCATGGCCATGCTGCTGATCATGGAAGGCGCCATGATCGGCGTGTTCTCGGCCTTGGATTTTGTGTTGTTCTATGTGTTTTGGGAAGCGATGCTGATCCCGATGTATCTCTTGATCGGTGTCTGGGGCGGACCGAATCGGCTCTATGCCGCAATTAAATTCTTTCTCTATACCCTTGCCGGCAGCGTCCTGCTGCTGGTCGCAATTTTAGTACTGTATTTCCAGGGCGGCCATACATTCGACATTCTTCAATTGAGCCAAGGCACCTATTCCAAGTCGCTGCAATTCTGGCTTTTCCTGGCGTTCTTTGCCGCATTCGCCGTCAAGGTCCCCATGTTCCCCCTGCATACCTGGTTGCCCGACGCGCACGTGGAAGCGCCGACGGCAGGCAGCGTGATTCTCGCCAGCGTCCTGCTCAAGATGGGCACCTATGGATTTTTGCGCTTCAGTTTGCCGATGTTGCCGGACGCCTCTCAAGCGTTTACGCCCTTGATGGTGGTGCTCTCGATTATCGCCATCATCTATGGCGCGTACATGGCATTGGCCCAAGCCGACCTGAAAAAGCTCATCGCCTATTCGAGCGTGAGCCACATGGGGTTCGTCACACTCGGCCTGTTCATGTTTAATATTCAAGGAATCGAAGGCGCCGTGATGCAGATGGTGAATCACGGCATCACGACCGGGGGGCTCTTTCTCTGCGTGGGGATGATTTACGAACGTACCCACAGCCGACAGATCGCGGACAATATCGGGCTGACCAAACCGATGCCGCGGTATGCGACCTTCCTGGTTATTTTTGCGCTATCTTCGTTGGGATTGCCCGGCACCAACAGTTTTGTCGGAGAGTTTATGGTTCTGATAGGCACCTTCCTCTGGAGCAAGATCGCCACGGCCTTTGCATCATTGGGGATCATCCTCGCCGCCGCGTATTTGCTCTGGATGGTTCAACGTGTCGCGTTCGGCGTGCCGGCCCCGCACATGCTTCCGAAATTACGAGATGTCGATCGGCGTGAGATGGTGACCCTGGTGCCGCTCGTCGTATTGATCTTTGCGATCGGGCTGTTCCCTAACCCCATACTGACCCGCATGCATCCAAGCGTCGAGAAGGTCATCGCTCGCGTCTTCCCCCCTGCTTCCGGGCAGGCTGCAACCGTAAATCCGGCTGTGCCATTCTCTTCATCCGTGAAAGACATAGCCCGTACAACCGAACTTGCACTGGGCCGAGAGATGAACAACGCTTCGCGCCGAGAGCCTCGCGGCGAAACGGGTCTCGCGAATACCGGAGCGGAGAAAAGACAGCCATGACCTTTGCTGTTGGAGACCTGTTTCTCATTCTTCCCGAACTGTTGGTCATCACCGCCGCCTGCATGGTGATTGTGCTTGACCCGGTCCTGCGCCCCTCCGACAAAGACGGGCTGGTGTGGCTGAGTCTGGGAACACTCGCTATTTGCATGGGTTTGACGGCCTCGCAGATGAACGCGCCTGTCGAGGCTTTTAACGGGCTGGTGGTCATCGACCCCTACGGAGCCTTTTGGAAGCTGCTGCTCTACTTTGTCACCGGCCTCACGATTCTCCTTTCCCATTCGTACCTCAAGGAAGAGCGACTGTACTTCGGCGAATACTACGGCTTTGTCCTGCTCGCCCTCTCAGGAATGATGGTGATGGTCTCGGCAGCCGACTTGCTGACGATCTATCTGGGTACTGAACTCATGTCTCTCTCGCTTTACGTGATGGCGGGACTCAAGCGATCGGAACCTCGTTCGCTCGAAGCGTCGGCAAAATATTTCGTACTGGGCGCGTTTTCGTCCGGCATCCTCTTGTACGGGATCTCACTTCTCTACGGAGCGACCGGAAGCACCAGGCTTCCGGCCATTGCCGTAGCGATCGCGGGGCTGAGCCTGGACGATCCCTTATTATTGTTCGCCACCATTCTGCTCGCGGTTGGATTCGGGTTCAAACTCGCCGTCGTGCCGTTTCATATGTGGACGCCGGACGTCTATGAAGGCGCCCCGACCTCCGTCACCGCATTCATGGCCGTGGCATCCAAAGCCGCCAGTTTCGGCGCCTTCCTCCGGGTATTTATCGAGGGGCTCGGCGGCTTGAGAGCCAATTGGTCCGCCATCTTCCTCCTGCTCTGCCTCGCCACCCTGGTGTTGGGAAATGTCGTGGCGCTGGTGCAGACGAATATCAAGCGGATGCTCGCTTATTCGAGTATTGCCCATGCCGGCTATGCCTTGATCGGCGTGGTGGCAGCCGGACGGTTAGCAAACTCTTCAGGCATCGCAAGCGTATTGCTTTATCTCGCGCTCTACACATTCATGACCTTCGGCGCGTTCGCCATCGTCGCCATGCTGCGCAAAGACGGGATTGAAGGAGATGAGATTGAGGACTTTACGGGTCTGTCCAAACGCCATCCGGTAGCGGCGCTGCTCATGTTGATTTTCATGGTCTCCTTGGCTGGTATTCCTCCCACGGCGGGATTTATCGGAAAATTTTACGTCTTTATGTCGGCCGTTGAAGCCGGCATGACGTGGCTGGCGGTCATCGCGCTGATTTTTGCCGCCGTGTCGGCCTATTACTATCTCCGACTGGTGATGGTGATGTACATGCGTGAGCCGAGTGACGTCGGGGATAGCGCTCCGCAGTTGATCATGTCCCCGACTCTTTCCATCGTGCTGGCCTGCGCGGTGGCCGGAGTGGTGATCTTCGGAATCTACCCCAATCCGCTCGTGCAGCTAGCCATGCAGGCGGTGCTGACGTTAAAATGAGAATGCTGCAATAGCCCTCCAGCTTCGTTCTCGCGTCGCTTAAGGCCTCAACGCACGAAGCGGGAGAGAGCTGCTCTGGCAGCTCGGGGTGGGCCGGGTGAGAAAGGTTACGCCTCAGCCGTAAGACACTGGGCGCTCACCGGCTCGCTCGCCTCGCGGCGAAGCCGAGGGCGCCCGTCCGCAAATGTGAGGCTCCTTGTATGTTAGGCTCATGCTGGTGCTGGTCCAGGACAGCGATAGCCCGATAGGCACCAGGTTGTAAGACCGAGAATAAGCATGGCGCATCCTGTCCTTCTTTGCCAAGAACCCGAACAGTCGCATGGGCCCGAAAGCCCGCATTGGATGCAAGATCGGGTCAGGACGGAGGTGAACATGGCCGTGTCTCTGTATGTCGGTATTGATATCGCGAAAGCTCAGTTGGATGTGGCGTGTCGTCCCACGAGCGCCCGGTGGACCGTCCCGCATACTGCCCGTGGGATTGGCCGACTGGTCCGGCGACTTCGTCGCGTGCAGCCGACGTTGGTCGTGCTGGAAGCCACCGGTGGCTTGGAGCTGAATGTCGCAAGTGAGCTGGCCGCTGCGGCCCTGCCAGTCGCCGTGGTGAATCCCCGGCAAGTTCGGCATTTCGCGAAGGCCACGGGGCAACTGGCCAAGACGGATGCGCTGGACGCCGCGGTGCTGGCGCAGTTTGCCGAAGCGGTGCGGCCCATTGCCCGCCCGCTGCCGGATGAGGCCACACGCCGACTGGAAGCGCTGGTGAATCGCCGGCGTCAACTGCTGACCATGCTGACAGCGGAACAGAACCGACACACCCGCGCTTCGCGCGACATGCAGATCGAGATCCACGCCCATATGGAATGGTTGACGCAGCGGGTCGCGGAGCTGGAGTCGACGCTGGGGCAGCAGATCCGACAGAGCCCGATCTGGCGTGAGCAGGACGACGTGCTGCAGAGTGTGCCGGGCGTCGGGCCGGTGCTGAGCCGCACCATACTGGCAGACTTGCCGGAGCTGGGAACGTTGAACCGCCGCGCGATTGCGGCGCTGGTGGGCGTGGCCCCGTTGAACCGGGATAGCGGAACCTGGCGCGGCACGCGGCGCATCGGGGGAGGACGTGGCCCCGTGCGGGCGGTCCTCTATATGGCCGCCGTGACGGCGGCGCGGTGCAATCCTGTGATTCGAGCGTTCTATCAGCGGTTGCGCGCGGCGGGGAAGACGGTCAAGGTGGCGTTGACCGCCTGTATGCGAAAGTTGCTGACTATCTTGAATGCGATGATCAAACATCACACTCCGTGGCAGTGCGGATTTCAAAGGACTTGACAACACAGTCGCTTATTCGATTCGTCGCCTCGCGGACCTCGCTGCGGCCTTGCTGGACGAGCTTTTTCAGCATTCTCAAGCACCTGCCGTGTTACACTGACGATCCGCAATGCGGGCCTCATGAATGTCCTCCGCTTCCTTCTTGATGTTTTGAAGTCCTTTATACGTCAAGGCTGCGCCAGCCTCGCTGCCTCCTTGGCTTTTTTCTCTCTCCTCTCGCTCTTCCCTCTGGCGTTTCTCCTCCTCTATGGAGTGAGTTTCTTCGTCAGTCAGGATGTCCTCGGCGAGCAGTTCATGCTGAGCTTCCTCAAAGAATTTTTGCCCTCATTGGGCGAGCGTCTGGCTGAAGAGCTCCATCGGATCAGTGCGTTGGAGAGTGTGCGATGGCTCGTCTTTTTGTCGTTTTTCTGGTTCGGGGGGCTGGTCTTTTATGAACTGGACTACACCCTCAATGTGGTCTTTGAGAGCATGCATCAGCGCCATCCGCTGATTTCAACGGCGATCTCCATCGCGCTGGTCGGATCGACCGGACTTCTGCTGCTTCTGGCGTATGTCGGCACGCAAACCATCACCTTTTTAACCGACTACGCACCCAGGTTCTGGGGGCTCGATCTTGTCGCCCTTGCTGCGCATGATTTTCACCTCACCTACACTCTGCCCTTTACCCTCGCATTCCTGGCGGTCAGCCTGTTGTACCGTCTGGTTCCTCGCCGCCGTCCACGATGGCGGGCCGCCATGGCTGGAGCACTTACGTTCAGCCTACTCTGGGTCTCGGCCAAGTTGTTGTTCGTCAGCTATAGCGACTATGCCACCGTCTACGCTCGACTGTATGGATCATTGCTGGAAGTCGTCCTCTTGCTGCTGTGGGTGTATTATTCCGCCGGGCTCTTCCTCTTCGGCGGCATCATCGCCCACAAGCTGCAACAGCTCGCCCCTGCGTCGCCTACAGCGCCGGCAGATGGAACCTATGGCCAATAGTCAATGGTCATCGGTCACTGCTGAGAAAGGGGTATGGTTAATTCATGAGGGGGATGGAGGCAAGGGTCAGTGAGCGTTCATCAGCCATCAACCATTACCTATTCCTCGGTACCGAGGAACCGCCGGCTTCTGGCATGGTGCTGAACACGTTCAACGAGAGCCGCGTAGCTGCAGAAAATGCACGATGGCTGAATGGGTGACGAGCCCGACGATTTCCTCGTCCTTCATGACGACCAATCGATCCCACCCTTCACGAGCCATACGCTCCATTGCATGAATCACAGGAATGTCCGGCTCAATGACCAACGATTCCGAGCGCGGGCGCATCACCTGCTCGACTCGTCGCCAAGGCCACAGCGACGGCGATACGTTCTGAATTTCCAAGACTGTGATGAGTCCCACCAATCGGCCATCTTCCAATACCGGAAAGCCGCCGTAGCCATAGGACTGGAAGTACTGGTTCACCGCCTCATCCAGCGTGCAATGCGATGGGATGGTGGTGACCGTCGTCACCATTAAATTGCGAATAGGGACCGCCGCCAACGACTGGCGTATGACGGCTTGACGGCGACTCGCCAGAGCCGCGGCGAAGAGAAACATGCCGATGACGAGAATCCACCCGCCGTTTGATGCCATCGAAGCAGGCAATCCGCCGCTCACGGCGCCGTACATCACAACAAGACCCACCAGTCCGAGCAGCAATCCAAACACCAGACCCACCACTGCGGCTTGCTTGGTAGCCCGATAAAAATCGTTTCCCCATGCCCACAATCCCGCACGCAACACCCGTCCGCCGTCCAGCGGAAAACCCGGAATCATATTGAAGAGCCCGAGCTGCATATTGACGAACCCCAGCAAGGCTCCGAGCATGATCCACCCTTGGAGGCCATGTTGTCGCTGAATCGCCTCGGCCAGTTCCACAAAGACAAAACAGAGGCCGCCGATCACGAAGCTTACCGCAGGCCCGGCCAACGCAATGAGGAATTCTGCACGGGGGGTCGGAGCCTCTTTCCGCATGTGAGCCACTCCGCCGAAAATGAACAACGTGATCTTTTCAATCGGGATGCGATAGTGCAACGCGACGTAGGAATGGCCGAGCTCATGCAAGAGCACGGAGAGGAATAACAGCACCGCCGCGAGGCCGCCCATGGCCCAATAACGCTCCGGAGTAAGGCCGGGCAAACTTTCCGGCAGATATCCGGTGGAGAGAGTCCAGGTGACCAGGAGAAAGACCAAAAACCATGAGGCATGGATACGGATCGGAATGCCCAATGCTCGGCCGATTTCCCAGGAAGGTATGCGCATAGGCCATACCGTAACAGCCGAATACGTAAAGGGTCAATTCTTCGCCATGGGTTCAGGTATACTAGCCCCCATGCGGCGACAGTTTCTGCTACACCTGCTGTTCGGTGTCTTATTCGCCACAACTCCCGGGCTATTCGTTCCGGTTGACGGTGTTGCCCAAGTTATCAAGTCCGGCCCGCCAACGTGCCCGGGTGTGGCATTGACGTTTGATCTCTGTCCCGTGCGGAAGGGGCCCGGCTACGATCAGCCGTTGATGGACTATCTGATTACGCATCGCATCCCGGCCACATTCTTCATGTCCGGCAAGTGGATGGCAAAACATGAAGCCGAGGTGGATCACCTGCTGGGTATGGGATTCTTTGAAGTGGGGACGCACGGTGAGGTGCATGCCCACCTTCCCATGCACGATGCCGACGAACAGCGCACGGAGATCCTCGGCCCCGTCAAACTGTTGCGGGAACACTATGCCCATGAGGCGACGTTGTTTCGGCCTCCGTATGGAGAGTACAACGACGTGACCGTCGCCGTCGTGAACATGCTCGGCCTGCGTTTCATCCAATGGAATATCGAATCCGGCGATCCGGACCCCACGCTCTCCGCCGAGCGGATTCTCACCGGAGTCGCCACGCGTGCCAAGCCGGGAAGCATCATCGTTTTTCACGCGAATGGAAAAGGTAGACAAACTCGGCTGGTGGTTGAACAACTCACATCGGACATCCTGCCTCGGAAAGGACTCCGGCCCATGACCGTGAGCGAGCTGTTGAACTGTGCTCCCTGAGCCCATGACTGACTCGGTGATCAGAAACATGGATCCGGACGATCGTGAGTCCGTCGTCCAGCTGCTCAGTGAGTCCGATCCCTGGAAGAGGCTCGGTTACTCGAAGGAGGATTGGAACCGCATCTTTTGTCCGACGCCACAAGGGAGAGACTGTTACGTTGCGCTTCTCGATGGGCAAGTGGCGGGCGTCGCCATCGTGAAGCAGAAGTTTCTCCTGGGCGACTATTTGGAGCTCCTGGGGGTGGCGGTATGGGCTCGTCACAAGGGAATCGGCGGTCAGCTGTTGCGGCACATCGAGGAGTTGGTCTTTAAAAGAACCAAGAATTTCTTTGCCTGCGTGTCGGATTTCAACGAACCGGCGAGGGTCTTCTACCAGAAACACGGCTATCAGGAAATCGGCCCCATGCCCAATTTTTTGATCCCCGGCAGCGCGGAGCTGTTGTTGCGGAAGACAGCGGGGCCAGCCAGACAAAAAGGTCAATAGTCATTGGTCACTGGTATGATGAGAGTATATTCGCTGTTCCAATGACCACTGACCAATGACTGATTTGCGAGTCAAAAAGTTTCTCCACACCCGCATGCGGGTCAGCGATTTGGATGAAACCATCCGGTTTTACACGGCTGTCTTGGGCCTTGAGGTTATTGAACGAAAAACTTCTCCTCGCGGATCGCACCTCGCTTTTTTGAAAGTGCCTAACAGCGATGAGTTGATTGAACTGACCAGTTTCCCACCGAGCGGTCCAGTGAAGGTTCAGGAAGACCTCGTCCATCTGGCATTTCAAGTCGAAAGTCTCGGCGAAACGATCGCCTCGCTCAACGCACAGCGGGTCAAGATCACCGATGGCCCGACGACCACCTCTTCCGGCAGCCGATTCATCTTCATTGACGCGCCCGACGGCTATGAGATCGAACTGATCGAACGGCCGGCCGGCGTGAAAATCGTCTAACAACAGTCATGAGTCATAAGTCATTGGTCATTAGAAGACCAACCAATGACTATTGACCATTGACCAATGACTCAGTACCCTCGACCTCCAGCAACCTTTATCAATTCACAGAACTTCCGGGAGAATGGCATGAAGAACGGTTTCTTTCGCGGACATGGCCTCGGCAATGATTATCTTGTGATGGATCCGAAGGAGCTGGCATTCAAGCTGACACCAAACAATATCCGGTCTATATGCGACCGAAATTGGGGCGTAGGCAGTGACGGGATTCTTGCCTTGGTTCCTTCCAAGAGGGCCGATTTCGGGCTACGCATCTTCAACCCAGACGGTAGTGAGGCGGAAAAATCAGGGAACGGCCTCAGAATCTTTGCGCGCTATCTCCATGCGACCGGCAAGACGAGGAAAAAGCGCTTCACCGTCGAGACGAAGGGAGGGCTGGTCCGCATTGAACTGCATATAGATCGGCATGGCGATGCAGCTGCAGCAACCGTCGAAATGGGGGTCGCCACATTCAAGCCCGGCGCTCTCCCCTGTTCCCTCGACGTGCCCGAGCTGATTCAGCAGCCGATCGACGCAGCCGGACGGACTTTGACGTTTACCGGCGTGAGCGTCGGGAATCCACATTGTGTCGTCTTCAAACCAGTTGGGGAATCCTGGTCACGGGAAGACCTTTTGGCGCTTGGGCCGGCCCTGGAAAACCACGAGCTGTTTCCTAAACGGACTAACGTGCAGCTGGCAGTTCCAACCGGGCCGAAGGAAGTTTTCATTCTGATTTGGGAGCGCGGTGCAGGAGAAACGCAGGCCTCCGGCTCTTCATCTTGTGCTGCAGCTAGTGCGGCGGTGCGCTTGGGACTCGTACGGAGCCCCGTCACTGTGAAGATGCCGGGGGGAGTGCTGCATATCGATGTGGCTCCGGACTTCAGTCTCACCATGAAAGGGCCGGTGGCCGAAGTCGCACGAGGGACATTAAGCCCGTCGTTTGTGCGAGGATTGCGGTAAAGAGTCATTGGTCAGCAGTCATTGGTCATTCGAAAAATGGCTATCGCCAAGACATTTCAGGACCTTGAGGTATGGAAGAT from Nitrospira sp. includes the following:
- a CDS encoding NADH-ubiquinone oxidoreductase chain N produces the protein MTFAVGDLFLILPELLVITAACMVIVLDPVLRPSDKDGLVWLSLGTLAICMGLTASQMNAPVEAFNGLVVIDPYGAFWKLLLYFVTGLTILLSHSYLKEERLYFGEYYGFVLLALSGMMVMVSAADLLTIYLGTELMSLSLYVMAGLKRSEPRSLEASAKYFVLGAFSSGILLYGISLLYGATGSTRLPAIAVAIAGLSLDDPLLLFATILLAVGFGFKLAVVPFHMWTPDVYEGAPTSVTAFMAVASKAASFGAFLRVFIEGLGGLRANWSAIFLLLCLATLVLGNVVALVQTNIKRMLAYSSIAHAGYALIGVVAAGRLANSSGIASVLLYLALYTFMTFGAFAIVAMLRKDGIEGDEIEDFTGLSKRHPVAALLMLIFMVSLAGIPPTAGFIGKFYVFMSAVEAGMTWLAVIALIFAAVSAYYYLRLVMVMYMREPSDVGDSAPQLIMSPTLSIVLACAVAGVVIFGIYPNPLVQLAMQAVLTLK
- a CDS encoding Lactoylglutathione lyase → MTDLRVKKFLHTRMRVSDLDETIRFYTAVLGLEVIERKTSPRGSHLAFLKVPNSDELIELTSFPPSGPVKVQEDLVHLAFQVESLGETIASLNAQRVKITDGPTTTSSGSRFIFIDAPDGYEIELIERPAGVKIV
- a CDS encoding Mobile element protein; the protein is MAVSLYVGIDIAKAQLDVACRPTSARWTVPHTARGIGRLVRRLRRVQPTLVVLEATGGLELNVASELAAAALPVAVVNPRQVRHFAKATGQLAKTDALDAAVLAQFAEAVRPIARPLPDEATRRLEALVNRRRQLLTMLTAEQNRHTRASRDMQIEIHAHMEWLTQRVAELESTLGQQIRQSPIWREQDDVLQSVPGVGPVLSRTILADLPELGTLNRRAIAALVGVAPLNRDSGTWRGTRRIGGGRGPVRAVLYMAAVTAARCNPVIRAFYQRLRAAGKTVKVALTACMRKLLTILNAMIKHHTPWQCGFQRT
- a CDS encoding NADH-ubiquinone oxidoreductase chain M, translating into MTHSVPWLTILILLPLIGAAAVFFVKDTSARLIALAVAVADVLISLPLWWLFDSSSGHMQFVESAVWISSPPIHYRLGLDGISLPLVLMTTVLMPLCILISWHSIESRVQSFMAMLLIMEGAMIGVFSALDFVLFYVFWEAMLIPMYLLIGVWGGPNRLYAAIKFFLYTLAGSVLLLVAILVLYFQGGHTFDILQLSQGTYSKSLQFWLFLAFFAAFAVKVPMFPLHTWLPDAHVEAPTAGSVILASVLLKMGTYGFLRFSLPMLPDASQAFTPLMVVLSIIAIIYGAYMALAQADLKKLIAYSSVSHMGFVTLGLFMFNIQGIEGAVMQMVNHGITTGGLFLCVGMIYERTHSRQIADNIGLTKPMPRYATFLVIFALSSLGLPGTNSFVGEFMVLIGTFLWSKIATAFASLGIILAAAYLLWMVQRVAFGVPAPHMLPKLRDVDRREMVTLVPLVVLIFAIGLFPNPILTRMHPSVEKVIARVFPPASGQAATVNPAVPFSSSVKDIARTTELALGREMNNASRREPRGETGLANTGAEKRQP
- a CDS encoding Ribonuclease BN, whose amino-acid sequence is MNVLRFLLDVLKSFIRQGCASLAASLAFFSLLSLFPLAFLLLYGVSFFVSQDVLGEQFMLSFLKEFLPSLGERLAEELHRISALESVRWLVFLSFFWFGGLVFYELDYTLNVVFESMHQRHPLISTAISIALVGSTGLLLLLAYVGTQTITFLTDYAPRFWGLDLVALAAHDFHLTYTLPFTLAFLAVSLLYRLVPRRRPRWRAAMAGALTFSLLWVSAKLLFVSYSDYATVYARLYGSLLEVVLLLLWVYYSAGLFLFGGIIAHKLQQLAPASPTAPADGTYGQ
- a CDS encoding Diaminopimelate epimerase, whose amino-acid sequence is MKNGFFRGHGLGNDYLVMDPKELAFKLTPNNIRSICDRNWGVGSDGILALVPSKRADFGLRIFNPDGSEAEKSGNGLRIFARYLHATGKTRKKRFTVETKGGLVRIELHIDRHGDAAAATVEMGVATFKPGALPCSLDVPELIQQPIDAAGRTLTFTGVSVGNPHCVVFKPVGESWSREDLLALGPALENHELFPKRTNVQLAVPTGPKEVFILIWERGAGETQASGSSSCAAASAAVRLGLVRSPVTVKMPGGVLHIDVAPDFSLTMKGPVAEVARGTLSPSFVRGLR
- a CDS encoding NADH-ubiquinone oxidoreductase chain L; its protein translation is MLYALIPFLPLTAFLILGLGGWRIKDRAHLVAVPAVVLSLVLSVAAFLEVAVSGSVIAVPLYIWLTSGHLDIHIGLHIDRLTAVMLLLVTGVSSLVHVYTIGYMHGEPGYARFFSYIALFTFSMLMLVMADNLLQLFVFWEAVGLCSYLLIGHWYERASACAAATKAFVVNRVGDFGFMLGLLLVWYHFGSLNYLDIFSALHEATDLTMNLLGPFGGTWDVSVFTLIGLLLFTGAVGKSAQVPLHVWLPDAMEGPTPISALIHAATMVTAGVFMVARLAPIYNLSPTAMSVVAVTGAATMVLGATIALTQTDIKRVVAYSTVSQLGYMIMACGLGAYASGMYHLLTHGAFKALLFLGCGSVIIALHHEQDMRHMGGLKDKLPITYWTFVIGSLALAGFPLTAGFFSKDDILVSAWSSGDLGHVLTFFGLLTALLTAFYSFRLVFVIFWGPSRVDARHADHVHEPSQTMTTPLLILALLSILTGYLGIPSFLGPVFSSGRDAAAHHGSDGLMIMAAATAVGLIGIAAAYYAYVLHPDLPDRMARQWGVLYRGSLNKWYVDEAYDRLFVRPTRRAASALWKRVDVNLIDGAVNGIARGVAWGGWLLRLIQSGQTQHYALAMAVGIVVIVTVFLMS
- a CDS encoding Polysaccharide deacetylase; translated protein: MGSGILAPMRRQFLLHLLFGVLFATTPGLFVPVDGVAQVIKSGPPTCPGVALTFDLCPVRKGPGYDQPLMDYLITHRIPATFFMSGKWMAKHEAEVDHLLGMGFFEVGTHGEVHAHLPMHDADEQRTEILGPVKLLREHYAHEATLFRPPYGEYNDVTVAVVNMLGLRFIQWNIESGDPDPTLSAERILTGVATRAKPGSIIVFHANGKGRQTRLVVEQLTSDILPRKGLRPMTVSELLNCAP